In a genomic window of Melanotaenia boesemani isolate fMelBoe1 chromosome 1, fMelBoe1.pri, whole genome shotgun sequence:
- the mapk8ip1b gene encoding C-Jun-amino-terminal kinase-interacting protein 1 isoform X2, with product MDSGGEGGEGWMEDQWEKWLTHDISLDEFEDDDLSEITEITDERGVSLNCNGPDIKGRVRRGTNRMSGRAELGAVGQLQAEMLHLDLIDGADSYLGDKASSKASAIATPPVTKDPAAPVTMDTYRPKRPTTLNLFPIVPRTQDTLNNNSFGKKYSWQEKVSGSSSPLKTGDLTPPREHSCLSDEDKVQGGAAQTKDRGTSTDVPCRHSRTSGHLHSSCTGIATRSKLQEKPPAPPPPQNYTPAPLYPAGKADGGGHHRERIRYHTDVHLEPTEEIYLTPVQRSADPLELPDVQDRPFLSQQTEQGRMSISSDTEGPPPYQPLPDRTNPSIYEEDEIYIPPPSYASCVESLITPPSMAISGCSSLALDLSLKGAGTGAGAMLRAGSSVEYVDATDESYCGEDEDVDRIIDGRMAKGGQKGDGGGSESVPLRTIMSSEASGLSYDSVKYTLVVDEHAQLELVSLRQCYQGYSDDSDSATVYDNCVSSPYESAIGEEYEEEDEDEEHDARLGGVQREATACLSEDSTPEADLHFSKKFLNVFLNGRSRSSSAESFGLYSCVINGEEKDQTHRAVYRFVPRHDDELELEVDDPLLVEVQGEDYWYEGYNMRTGSRGIFPAYYAMEVTKDTDSYKVKSSEWMDSYRLKFLGSVQVPYHKGNDVLCAAMQKIATNRRMTVKYNPPSSCILEISVKGIKLGVQEDYYACDRSNECSHFFQLKNVSFCGYHPKNSKYFGFITKHPADHRFACHVFVSENSTKPVAESVGKAFQSYYKEFVEFSCPTEDIYLE from the exons ATGGActcaggaggagaaggaggagagggtTGGATGGAGGACCAGTGGGAGAAATG GCTGACTCATGACATCAGTCTGGATGAGTTTGAGGATGACGACCTGTCAGAGATTACAGAGATCACCGATGAGCGTGGGGTGAGCCTCAACTGCAATGGCCCAGATATAAAG GGCCGTGTGAGGCGAGGAACCAATAGGATGTCAGGGAGGGCGGAGCTGGGAGCTGTCGGCCAGCTTCAGGCAGAGATGCTGCATTTGGACCTTATCGACGGTGCTGACAGTTACCTCGGAGATAAGGCGTCCTCGAAGGCATCCGCCATCGCAACCCCGCCAGTCACCAAGGACCCTGCAGCTCCTGTTACCATGGATACTTACCGGCCCAAGAGACCCACGACCCTTAACCTCTTTCCAATTGTGCCACGCACACAG gaCACATTAAACAACAACTCATTTGGGAAGAAATACAGCTGGCAGGAGAAGGTTTCAGGCTCTTCCTCACCTCTTAAAACAG GTGACCTCACCCCTCCACGTGAGCACAGCTGTCTGAGTGACGAGGACAAGGTGCAGGGTGGCGCAGCGCAGACCAAAGACCGCGGGACCTCTACAGATGTCCCCTGCAGACACAGTCGGACCTCGGGACACTTGCATAGCTCATGCACAGGGATTGCAACGCGCTCCAAGCTGCAGGAGAAGCCACCTGCTCCACCACCACCGCAGAACTACACTCCAGCTCCTTTGTACCCAGCGGGTAAGGCAGATGGTGGCGGGCACCACAGGGAGAGGATTCGATACCACACGGATGTTCATCTAGAGCCCACGGAGGAGATTTATCTGACCCCCGTGCAACGGTCTGCTGACCCCCTGGAACTTCCAGACGTGCAGGACCGTCCTTTCCTGTCGCAGCAGACTGAGCAAGGCCGCATGTCAATAAGCTCTGATACAGAAGGACCACCTCCATATCAGCCCCTTCCAGATCGGACCAACCCCTCCATCTATGAGGAGGATGAGATCTATATCCCTCCACCTTCATATGCTTCCTGTGTAGAGTCCCTCATCACACCACCCAGCATGGCTATTTCAGGTTGCTCCTCGCTCGCACTGGACCTCAGCTTGAAGGGGGCAGGGACAGGGGCCGGTGCCATGCTGAGAGCCGGTTCATCTGTAGAGTATGTGGACGCCACAGATGAAAGTTACTGCGGGGAGGATGAGGATGTTGACAGAATAATTGACGGAAGGATGGCAAAAGGGGGACAGAAGGGAGATGGTGGCGGCAGCGAATCTGTCCCACTGAGGACTATCATGAGCTCGGAGGCCAGCGGCCTGTCATATGACTCTGTCAAATACACTTTAGTGGTGGATGAGCATGCTCAGTTAGAGCTTGTCAGCCTCCGACAGTGTTACCAAGGCTACAGCGACgacagcgactcagcaaccgtCTATGACAACTGCGTCTCCTCTCCCTATGAGTCAGCCATCGGGGAGGAgtatgaggaggaagatgaggatgaggagcacgACGCTAGGTTAGGAGGAGTGCAGAGGGAGGCCACCGCCTGTCTCTCTGAGGACTCCACTCCTGAAGCAGACTTGCATTTCTCCAAGAAGTTCCTCAACGTCTTCCTGAATGGCCGCTCTCGCTCTTCCA gtGCAGAGTCCTTTGGCCTTTACTCTTGTGTCATAAATGGAGAGGAGAAGGATCAGACCCACAGAGCAGTATACAG GTTTGTCCCTCGACACGATGATGAACTGGAGTTGGAGGTGGATGACCCGTTGCTGGTGGAGGTCCAAGGAGAAGATTACTGGTATGAGGGCTACAACATGCGAACGGGATCCCGTGGAATCTTTCCCGCCTACTATGCTATGGAAGTGACCAAGGACACCGATAGCTATAAAG TGAAAAGCAGTGAATGGATGGACAGTTACCGCTTGAAGTTCTTGGGATCAGTTCAAGTGCCCTACCACAAAGGAAATGATGTTCTGTGTGCAGCAATGCAAAAG ATTGCCACAAACAGAAGAATGACAGTCAAGTACAACCCACCTTCTTCCTGCATTCTAGAGATCAGTGTCAAAGGCATCAAGCTTGGAGTTCAGGAGGATTACTATGCCTGTGACAGA AGTAACGAGTGCAGCCACTTCTTccagttaaaaaatgtttccttttgtgGTTATCATCCCAAAAACAGCAA GTATTTTGGTTTCATAACCAAACACCCCGCAGACCACAGATTTGCTTgccatgtgtttgtgtctgaaaaCTCCACCAAACCTGTTGCAGAGTCAGTGGG gaaAGCCTTCCAGTCATACTACAAAGAGTTTGTGGAGTTTTCGTGCCCTACAGAAGACATTTACCTGGAATAA
- the mapk8ip1b gene encoding C-Jun-amino-terminal kinase-interacting protein 1 isoform X1, with amino-acid sequence MADREKRKATTPSGRSVQVKSPASFRLTHDISLDEFEDDDLSEITEITDERGVSLNCNGPDIKGRVRRGTNRMSGRAELGAVGQLQAEMLHLDLIDGADSYLGDKASSKASAIATPPVTKDPAAPVTMDTYRPKRPTTLNLFPIVPRTQDTLNNNSFGKKYSWQEKVSGSSSPLKTGDLTPPREHSCLSDEDKVQGGAAQTKDRGTSTDVPCRHSRTSGHLHSSCTGIATRSKLQEKPPAPPPPQNYTPAPLYPAGKADGGGHHRERIRYHTDVHLEPTEEIYLTPVQRSADPLELPDVQDRPFLSQQTEQGRMSISSDTEGPPPYQPLPDRTNPSIYEEDEIYIPPPSYASCVESLITPPSMAISGCSSLALDLSLKGAGTGAGAMLRAGSSVEYVDATDESYCGEDEDVDRIIDGRMAKGGQKGDGGGSESVPLRTIMSSEASGLSYDSVKYTLVVDEHAQLELVSLRQCYQGYSDDSDSATVYDNCVSSPYESAIGEEYEEEDEDEEHDARLGGVQREATACLSEDSTPEADLHFSKKFLNVFLNGRSRSSSAESFGLYSCVINGEEKDQTHRAVYRFVPRHDDELELEVDDPLLVEVQGEDYWYEGYNMRTGSRGIFPAYYAMEVTKDTDSYKVKSSEWMDSYRLKFLGSVQVPYHKGNDVLCAAMQKIATNRRMTVKYNPPSSCILEISVKGIKLGVQEDYYACDRSNECSHFFQLKNVSFCGYHPKNSKYFGFITKHPADHRFACHVFVSENSTKPVAESVGKAFQSYYKEFVEFSCPTEDIYLE; translated from the exons ATGGCCgacagagagaagaggaaagCCACAACACCTTCCGGCCGCAGTGTCCAAGTGAAGTCTCCTGCCAGCTTCAG GCTGACTCATGACATCAGTCTGGATGAGTTTGAGGATGACGACCTGTCAGAGATTACAGAGATCACCGATGAGCGTGGGGTGAGCCTCAACTGCAATGGCCCAGATATAAAG GGCCGTGTGAGGCGAGGAACCAATAGGATGTCAGGGAGGGCGGAGCTGGGAGCTGTCGGCCAGCTTCAGGCAGAGATGCTGCATTTGGACCTTATCGACGGTGCTGACAGTTACCTCGGAGATAAGGCGTCCTCGAAGGCATCCGCCATCGCAACCCCGCCAGTCACCAAGGACCCTGCAGCTCCTGTTACCATGGATACTTACCGGCCCAAGAGACCCACGACCCTTAACCTCTTTCCAATTGTGCCACGCACACAG gaCACATTAAACAACAACTCATTTGGGAAGAAATACAGCTGGCAGGAGAAGGTTTCAGGCTCTTCCTCACCTCTTAAAACAG GTGACCTCACCCCTCCACGTGAGCACAGCTGTCTGAGTGACGAGGACAAGGTGCAGGGTGGCGCAGCGCAGACCAAAGACCGCGGGACCTCTACAGATGTCCCCTGCAGACACAGTCGGACCTCGGGACACTTGCATAGCTCATGCACAGGGATTGCAACGCGCTCCAAGCTGCAGGAGAAGCCACCTGCTCCACCACCACCGCAGAACTACACTCCAGCTCCTTTGTACCCAGCGGGTAAGGCAGATGGTGGCGGGCACCACAGGGAGAGGATTCGATACCACACGGATGTTCATCTAGAGCCCACGGAGGAGATTTATCTGACCCCCGTGCAACGGTCTGCTGACCCCCTGGAACTTCCAGACGTGCAGGACCGTCCTTTCCTGTCGCAGCAGACTGAGCAAGGCCGCATGTCAATAAGCTCTGATACAGAAGGACCACCTCCATATCAGCCCCTTCCAGATCGGACCAACCCCTCCATCTATGAGGAGGATGAGATCTATATCCCTCCACCTTCATATGCTTCCTGTGTAGAGTCCCTCATCACACCACCCAGCATGGCTATTTCAGGTTGCTCCTCGCTCGCACTGGACCTCAGCTTGAAGGGGGCAGGGACAGGGGCCGGTGCCATGCTGAGAGCCGGTTCATCTGTAGAGTATGTGGACGCCACAGATGAAAGTTACTGCGGGGAGGATGAGGATGTTGACAGAATAATTGACGGAAGGATGGCAAAAGGGGGACAGAAGGGAGATGGTGGCGGCAGCGAATCTGTCCCACTGAGGACTATCATGAGCTCGGAGGCCAGCGGCCTGTCATATGACTCTGTCAAATACACTTTAGTGGTGGATGAGCATGCTCAGTTAGAGCTTGTCAGCCTCCGACAGTGTTACCAAGGCTACAGCGACgacagcgactcagcaaccgtCTATGACAACTGCGTCTCCTCTCCCTATGAGTCAGCCATCGGGGAGGAgtatgaggaggaagatgaggatgaggagcacgACGCTAGGTTAGGAGGAGTGCAGAGGGAGGCCACCGCCTGTCTCTCTGAGGACTCCACTCCTGAAGCAGACTTGCATTTCTCCAAGAAGTTCCTCAACGTCTTCCTGAATGGCCGCTCTCGCTCTTCCA gtGCAGAGTCCTTTGGCCTTTACTCTTGTGTCATAAATGGAGAGGAGAAGGATCAGACCCACAGAGCAGTATACAG GTTTGTCCCTCGACACGATGATGAACTGGAGTTGGAGGTGGATGACCCGTTGCTGGTGGAGGTCCAAGGAGAAGATTACTGGTATGAGGGCTACAACATGCGAACGGGATCCCGTGGAATCTTTCCCGCCTACTATGCTATGGAAGTGACCAAGGACACCGATAGCTATAAAG TGAAAAGCAGTGAATGGATGGACAGTTACCGCTTGAAGTTCTTGGGATCAGTTCAAGTGCCCTACCACAAAGGAAATGATGTTCTGTGTGCAGCAATGCAAAAG ATTGCCACAAACAGAAGAATGACAGTCAAGTACAACCCACCTTCTTCCTGCATTCTAGAGATCAGTGTCAAAGGCATCAAGCTTGGAGTTCAGGAGGATTACTATGCCTGTGACAGA AGTAACGAGTGCAGCCACTTCTTccagttaaaaaatgtttccttttgtgGTTATCATCCCAAAAACAGCAA GTATTTTGGTTTCATAACCAAACACCCCGCAGACCACAGATTTGCTTgccatgtgtttgtgtctgaaaaCTCCACCAAACCTGTTGCAGAGTCAGTGGG gaaAGCCTTCCAGTCATACTACAAAGAGTTTGTGGAGTTTTCGTGCCCTACAGAAGACATTTACCTGGAATAA